Proteins from a genomic interval of Kitasatospora kifunensis:
- a CDS encoding LysE family translocator — translation MTAATALWSFAAVVGLLTLTPGLDTALILRTSALGLRRRAWGVVLGVQTGTLIWGSLTSLGVTALLTASQLAYQTLRWVGAGYLVWMGARMLLSTWRRRTGAATGEPHGEELDLAPGGPDRLLPGWRQGTVTNLLNPKVGVFYVALLPQFVPPAEPHLAFGLLLTSVHVLFGLLWSAVLIAFATALRERLRRPAARRLMDRITGIVVIGFGLRLVLGD, via the coding sequence ATGACCGCTGCCACCGCCCTCTGGTCCTTCGCCGCCGTCGTCGGCCTGCTCACCCTCACCCCCGGTCTCGACACCGCGCTCATCCTGCGCACCTCCGCGCTGGGTCTGCGCCGCCGCGCCTGGGGTGTGGTGCTGGGAGTCCAGACCGGCACCCTGATCTGGGGCTCGCTCACCTCGCTGGGCGTCACCGCGCTGCTCACCGCCTCTCAACTCGCCTACCAGACACTGCGCTGGGTCGGTGCCGGGTACCTGGTCTGGATGGGTGCCCGGATGCTGCTGAGCACCTGGCGCCGGCGCACCGGCGCGGCCACCGGCGAGCCGCACGGCGAGGAACTCGACCTCGCGCCGGGCGGCCCCGACCGTCTGCTCCCCGGCTGGCGCCAGGGCACCGTCACCAACCTGCTCAACCCCAAGGTGGGCGTCTTCTACGTCGCCCTGCTCCCGCAGTTCGTCCCGCCCGCCGAGCCGCACCTGGCCTTCGGCCTGCTGCTGACCTCCGTCCACGTCCTGTTCGGCCTGCTCTGGTCCGCCGTGCTGATCGCGTTCGCGACGGCGCTGCGCGAGCGGCTGCGGCGCCCGGCCGCGCGCCGCCTGATGGACCGGATCACCGGCATCGTGGTGATCGGCTTCGGGCTGCGCCTGGTCCTCGGCGACTGA
- a CDS encoding acyl-CoA carboxylase epsilon subunit, producing MTEPVTLRVIHGNPTPEELAAATAVLLARRAARLHAAPARLPRRRSSWRMVVSYQPPAAWASVSAS from the coding sequence ATGACCGAGCCCGTCACCCTGCGGGTGATCCACGGCAATCCCACCCCTGAGGAACTCGCCGCCGCCACCGCGGTCCTGCTCGCCCGGCGGGCGGCCCGCCTGCACGCCGCCCCGGCCCGGCTGCCGCGCCGCCGCAGCTCCTGGCGGATGGTCGTCAGCTACCAGCCGCCGGCCGCCTGGGCCTCGGTCTCAGCCAGCTGA
- a CDS encoding Na+/H+ antiporter: MAQLSLLFLVLLASVVTMPLARRTGVPQPVLMTVLGLVMALVPQIPNIAVDPDLILPLVLPPLIFAVARRASLSYFRANLRSILLLAVALVVVTTSAVAVAFHWLAPALPVAAAVALGALVSPPDPVAAVAVAGSVGLPRRLVSVLESEGLFNDVTAIVVYSLAVEAVVTGDFSVPHALLRFVLSAVLAVVVGVAIGWLATKIGALLDDPTQQVALNLLVPFAAYALAEEIEGSGVLAVVVVGLYLADRAADADDVSYRLVGSAFWDIVETLITGVAFGLIGLELATVLKDAGAGWHSMLGDAAVVIGVVVVVRLIWLLPAAWLSKRLGRGEEDTPLSWRETVVLWWSGMRGVATVALALAIPFTTHGGHDFPGRGRIVFTAFSVVLFTLLVQGLSLPWLVRRLGIDPHLDRREQQQRQLWGRAARAALVRLGELEEEDRLPIELVEKLRERQHDRLARLCPEQYEEEEALEARQRVSRLRKLREVEQELLAASRREVLLARGEPGADPELVDHVLRGLDLRSDRK; encoded by the coding sequence GTGGCCCAGCTGTCCTTGCTCTTCCTGGTGCTGCTCGCCTCCGTGGTCACCATGCCGCTCGCTCGCCGCACCGGGGTGCCGCAGCCGGTGCTGATGACGGTGCTCGGGCTGGTGATGGCACTGGTCCCGCAGATCCCCAACATCGCGGTGGACCCCGACCTGATCCTGCCGCTGGTGCTCCCGCCGCTGATCTTCGCGGTGGCCCGGCGCGCCTCGCTCTCCTACTTCCGGGCCAACCTGCGCTCGATCCTGCTGCTGGCCGTCGCGCTGGTGGTGGTCACCACCAGTGCGGTCGCCGTGGCCTTCCACTGGCTGGCGCCCGCGCTGCCGGTGGCGGCCGCGGTGGCGCTCGGGGCGCTGGTCTCGCCGCCCGACCCGGTGGCCGCGGTGGCGGTGGCCGGCAGCGTCGGCCTGCCCAGGCGGCTGGTGTCGGTGCTGGAGAGCGAGGGGCTCTTCAACGACGTGACCGCGATCGTGGTCTACTCGCTGGCCGTCGAGGCGGTGGTGACCGGCGACTTCTCGGTGCCGCACGCGCTGCTGCGCTTCGTGCTGTCGGCGGTGCTGGCCGTGGTGGTCGGGGTCGCGATCGGCTGGCTGGCCACGAAGATCGGCGCGCTGCTCGACGACCCCACCCAGCAGGTCGCGCTCAACCTGCTGGTGCCGTTCGCCGCCTACGCGCTGGCCGAGGAGATCGAGGGCTCGGGCGTGCTGGCCGTGGTGGTGGTCGGCCTCTACCTGGCCGACCGGGCTGCGGACGCCGACGACGTCTCCTACCGGCTGGTCGGCAGCGCGTTCTGGGACATCGTGGAGACCCTGATCACCGGCGTCGCCTTCGGGCTGATCGGCCTGGAGCTGGCCACCGTGCTCAAGGACGCCGGGGCCGGCTGGCACTCGATGCTCGGGGACGCGGCCGTGGTGATCGGCGTCGTGGTGGTGGTCCGGCTGATCTGGCTGCTGCCGGCCGCCTGGCTCTCCAAGCGGCTCGGCCGTGGCGAGGAGGACACCCCGCTCAGCTGGCGCGAGACCGTGGTGCTCTGGTGGTCGGGCATGCGCGGGGTGGCCACCGTGGCGCTCGCGCTGGCCATTCCGTTCACCACGCACGGCGGCCATGACTTCCCCGGGCGCGGGCGGATCGTCTTCACGGCGTTCAGCGTGGTGCTCTTCACGCTGCTGGTGCAGGGGCTCTCGCTGCCCTGGCTGGTCCGGCGCCTGGGCATCGACCCGCACCTGGACCGGCGCGAGCAGCAGCAGCGGCAGCTGTGGGGCCGGGCGGCCAGGGCGGCGCTGGTACGGCTGGGCGAGCTGGAGGAGGAGGACCGGTTGCCGATCGAACTCGTGGAGAAATTGCGGGAACGTCAGCATGACCGGCTGGCCCGGCTCTGCCCGGAGCAGTACGAGGAGGAGGAAGCGCTGGAGGCCCGCCAGCGGGTCTCGCGGCTGCGCAAACTGCGCGAGGTGGAGCAGGAGTTGCTGGCCGCCTCGCGCCGCGAGGTGCTGCTGGCCCGCGGCGAGCCGGGCGCGGACCCGGAACTGGTCGACCACGTGCTGCGCGGTCTGGACCTGCGCTCGGATCGGAAATGA
- the pgi gene encoding glucose-6-phosphate isomerase, translating to MADGRTPLDRTPQWAALGKHREEIGELHLRELFAADPERGSRYTLQVGDLYLDYSKHLVTDQTLELLRELAEAMDVAGLRDAMFRGEKINVTEDRAVLHTALRAPRGAVVEVDGVNVVPEVHAVLDKMAGFANRVRSGAWTGHTGKRIKNIVNIGIGGSDLGPAMAYEVLRSYTQRDLTVRFVSNVDGADLHEAVRDLDAAETLFIVASKTFTTIETITNATSARDWLLGQLGAGQEAVAKHFVALSTNGQGVADFGIDVENMFEFWDWVGGRYSYDSAIGLSLMIAIGPEYFQEMLEGFRLVDDHFRTAPAAENVPLLLGLLGIWYGQFFDAQSHAVLPYSHYLSKFTAYLQQLDMESNGKSVQRDGNPVGWTTGPVVWGTPGTNGQHAYYQLLHQGTKVIPADLIGFAKPVADLAPGLVAQHDLLMANFFAQAQAFAFGKTAEEVRAEGVAEFQVPHRTFRGNHPTTVFLAEELTPSVLGQLIALYEHKVFVQGAIWNIDSFDQWGVELGKVLAKKIEPVLLTGEGGDHLDSSSATLVAKYRTLRGR from the coding sequence ATGGCCGACGGCCGTACCCCCCTGGACCGCACCCCGCAGTGGGCCGCCCTCGGTAAGCACCGGGAGGAGATCGGCGAGCTGCACCTGCGCGAGCTGTTCGCCGCCGACCCCGAGCGCGGCAGCCGCTACACCCTGCAGGTCGGTGACCTGTACCTGGACTACTCGAAGCACCTGGTGACCGACCAGACCCTGGAGCTGCTGCGCGAGCTGGCCGAGGCGATGGACGTGGCCGGCCTGCGCGACGCGATGTTCCGCGGCGAGAAGATCAACGTCACCGAGGACCGCGCCGTGCTGCACACCGCGCTGCGTGCCCCGCGCGGCGCCGTGGTCGAGGTGGACGGCGTCAACGTGGTCCCCGAGGTGCACGCGGTCCTGGACAAGATGGCCGGCTTCGCCAACCGGGTGCGCAGCGGCGCCTGGACCGGCCACACCGGCAAGCGGATCAAGAACATCGTCAACATCGGCATCGGCGGCTCCGACCTCGGCCCCGCGATGGCCTACGAGGTGCTGCGCTCCTACACCCAGCGCGACCTCACCGTCCGCTTCGTCTCCAACGTGGACGGCGCCGACCTGCACGAGGCGGTGCGCGACCTGGACGCCGCCGAGACGCTCTTCATCGTCGCCTCCAAGACCTTCACCACGATCGAGACCATCACCAACGCCACCTCAGCCCGTGACTGGCTGCTCGGGCAGCTCGGCGCCGGGCAGGAGGCGGTGGCCAAGCACTTCGTGGCGCTGTCCACCAACGGCCAGGGCGTGGCCGACTTCGGCATCGACGTCGAGAACATGTTCGAGTTCTGGGACTGGGTCGGCGGCCGCTACTCCTACGACTCGGCGATCGGCCTGTCGCTGATGATCGCGATCGGCCCGGAGTACTTCCAGGAGATGCTGGAGGGCTTCCGCCTGGTCGACGACCACTTCCGCACCGCCCCGGCGGCCGAGAACGTCCCGCTGCTGCTCGGCCTGCTCGGCATCTGGTACGGCCAGTTCTTCGACGCCCAGTCGCACGCGGTGCTGCCCTACTCGCACTACCTCTCCAAGTTCACCGCCTACCTGCAGCAGCTGGACATGGAGTCCAACGGCAAGTCGGTGCAGCGCGACGGCAACCCGGTCGGCTGGACCACCGGCCCGGTGGTCTGGGGCACCCCCGGCACCAACGGCCAGCACGCCTACTACCAGCTGCTGCACCAGGGCACCAAGGTGATCCCGGCCGACCTGATCGGCTTCGCCAAGCCGGTGGCCGACCTGGCCCCCGGCCTGGTGGCCCAGCACGACCTGCTGATGGCCAACTTCTTCGCCCAGGCCCAGGCTTTCGCCTTCGGCAAGACCGCCGAGGAGGTCCGCGCCGAGGGCGTGGCCGAGTTCCAGGTGCCGCACCGCACCTTCCGCGGCAACCACCCGACCACGGTCTTCCTCGCCGAGGAGCTGACCCCCTCGGTGCTCGGCCAGCTGATCGCGCTCTACGAGCACAAGGTGTTCGTGCAGGGCGCCATCTGGAACATCGACTCCTTCGACCAGTGGGGCGTTGAGCTCGGCAAGGTGCTCGCCAAGAAGATCGAGCCGGTGCTGCTGACCGGCGAGGGCGGCGACCACCTGGACAGCTCCAGCGCCACCCTGGTGGCCAAGTACCGCACACTGCGCGGTCGCTGA
- a CDS encoding glycoside hydrolase family 2 protein has translation MAPPRTAPPRRALATAAAALGLLALTIRPTSAAPAATTPTAANPAAATATRFPDPATGSSALTDLGAGGGWKVLSSATATQSGSRISTAGFNTAGWLSVANDGGGAPGTEINALLQNGSCPNVFSSTTMKSCFGQLTAVGPETIKQFSVPWWYRTDFTAPPAAAGAQLVLNGVIGAADVWVNGTEVATAATGGYARTAFDIGKLLRAGTNSLAIEVHPNNPNTMLTVDDVDWSQIPPDNNTGIQFPVQLQSGAPLVDGNAHVVQNTAADLSSSTLTVKTDVANTSSSAQSGTVSASVTPPGGGAPITVHQDVTVAAGSTSTVSFAPITLSKPQVWWPYQLGAQPLYTLATAVAQHGSTLNSTSETFGIRTVDSYLTGASSAAPAGVRAFKINGTPLVIRGGGWDPDLFLRYDPADTAKQIGLLKAMGVNTVRLEGHFMPADWYQQMDAAGILVNAGFQCCDFWEATSYTGAQQSLYQLTAQTIGQTLRDHPSVFSFQWSDNAPTATQEALALKGFAAADYGGPFISSAEYNSSPQLGTSGEKEGPYDWVPPNYWYDTSHYDSTDSTRTNAGGAWGFDSEQSGGNTIPTLDSINRFLSPADQAALWQKPGANQYHDNYEGTAHTDYHFGTNYNLDTAISSRYGAWSSLAQYVEEAQVQNYEDTRAQFEAFIDHSTNATAPSTGTFYWQLNKGWPTLLWSLYNNDGDQAGSYFGAQQANRPLHALYSLDDHAVTLDNLGGRSQAGVTVEAKVYNTAGALLDDQSSGDLTLASQQVAGAVLKPKLPSAANTVYFVELLVKQHGALVDRNVYWNSTTPDVVDWSKTIGQPQSTMTSYADLKALRNLPQASVTATATTSDQAGPNSSNKLVTVTVTNTSSKPTVGFFLRADLRRGTAAGTELPGDNELQSSIWSDNDTTLWPGESETLTASYDSADLHGATPVVSLSGWNAPKTDVVATAAPRS, from the coding sequence ATGGCACCCCCGAGAACGGCGCCCCCGAGACGCGCACTGGCGACCGCCGCCGCCGCGCTGGGCCTGCTCGCCCTGACCATCCGCCCGACCAGCGCCGCCCCCGCCGCGACGACCCCCACCGCGGCGAACCCCGCCGCGGCAACCGCCACCAGGTTCCCCGACCCGGCCACCGGCTCCAGCGCGCTGACCGACCTCGGTGCCGGCGGCGGCTGGAAGGTGCTCAGCAGCGCCACCGCCACCCAGTCCGGCAGCCGGATCTCCACCGCGGGCTTCAACACCGCCGGTTGGCTCAGCGTCGCCAACGACGGCGGCGGCGCCCCCGGGACAGAGATCAACGCCCTCCTGCAGAACGGCAGTTGCCCGAACGTCTTCAGCTCGACCACGATGAAGAGCTGCTTCGGCCAGCTGACCGCGGTCGGCCCGGAGACCATCAAGCAGTTCTCGGTGCCCTGGTGGTACCGCACCGACTTCACCGCCCCACCTGCCGCAGCGGGCGCGCAGCTGGTGCTGAACGGCGTGATCGGCGCGGCCGACGTCTGGGTGAACGGCACCGAGGTGGCCACCGCCGCCACCGGCGGCTACGCCCGCACCGCCTTCGACATCGGCAAGCTGCTGCGCGCCGGCACCAACTCGCTGGCGATCGAGGTGCATCCGAACAACCCGAACACCATGCTCACCGTGGACGACGTGGACTGGTCGCAGATCCCGCCGGACAACAACACCGGCATCCAGTTCCCGGTCCAGCTGCAGAGCGGAGCCCCCCTGGTCGACGGCAACGCCCATGTCGTCCAGAACACCGCCGCCGACCTGAGCAGTTCGACGCTGACCGTGAAGACGGACGTCGCCAACACCTCGTCGAGCGCACAGAGCGGCACGGTGAGCGCGAGCGTCACCCCGCCCGGCGGCGGCGCCCCGATCACGGTGCACCAGGACGTCACGGTGGCGGCCGGCTCCACCAGCACGGTGAGCTTCGCGCCGATCACCCTCTCGAAGCCGCAGGTCTGGTGGCCCTACCAGTTGGGCGCCCAGCCGCTCTACACGCTGGCCACCGCGGTAGCGCAGCACGGCAGCACGCTGAACTCGACCAGCGAGACCTTCGGCATCCGCACCGTCGACTCCTATCTGACCGGCGCATCGAGCGCCGCGCCCGCCGGGGTGCGGGCGTTCAAGATCAACGGCACCCCGCTGGTGATCCGCGGCGGCGGCTGGGACCCGGACCTGTTCCTGCGCTACGACCCGGCGGACACCGCGAAGCAGATCGGCCTGCTGAAGGCGATGGGCGTCAACACCGTCCGGCTGGAAGGCCACTTCATGCCGGCCGACTGGTACCAGCAGATGGACGCGGCCGGCATCCTGGTCAACGCGGGCTTCCAGTGCTGCGACTTCTGGGAGGCCACCAGCTACACCGGTGCCCAGCAGTCGCTCTACCAGCTGACCGCGCAGACGATCGGCCAGACGCTGCGCGACCACCCGAGCGTCTTCAGCTTCCAGTGGAGCGACAACGCACCGACCGCCACCCAGGAGGCACTGGCCCTCAAGGGCTTCGCGGCCGCCGACTACGGCGGCCCGTTCATCTCCTCCGCCGAGTACAACTCGAGCCCCCAGCTGGGGACTTCCGGCGAGAAGGAGGGCCCGTACGACTGGGTGCCACCGAACTACTGGTACGACACCTCGCACTACGACAGCACCGACTCGACGCGGACCAACGCGGGCGGCGCCTGGGGCTTCGACAGCGAGCAGAGCGGCGGCAACACCATCCCGACGCTGGACTCGATCAACCGCTTCCTCTCCCCCGCCGACCAGGCGGCACTCTGGCAGAAGCCCGGCGCCAACCAGTACCACGACAACTACGAGGGCACCGCGCACACCGACTACCACTTCGGCACCAACTACAACCTCGACACCGCGATCAGCAGCCGCTACGGCGCCTGGTCGAGCCTGGCCCAGTACGTCGAGGAGGCCCAGGTGCAGAACTACGAGGACACCAGGGCCCAGTTCGAGGCGTTCATCGACCACTCCACCAACGCCACCGCCCCCTCCACCGGCACCTTCTACTGGCAGCTGAACAAGGGCTGGCCGACCCTGCTCTGGTCGCTCTACAACAACGACGGCGACCAGGCCGGCTCGTACTTCGGCGCCCAGCAGGCCAACCGGCCGCTGCACGCGCTCTACTCGCTGGACGACCACGCGGTGACGCTGGACAACCTCGGCGGCCGGAGCCAGGCAGGCGTCACGGTGGAGGCCAAGGTCTACAACACGGCCGGGGCGCTGCTGGACGACCAGAGCTCCGGCGACCTGACGCTCGCCTCCCAGCAGGTGGCGGGCGCCGTGCTGAAGCCGAAGCTGCCGAGCGCGGCGAACACCGTGTACTTCGTCGAACTGCTGGTGAAGCAGCACGGCGCCCTGGTGGACCGCAACGTCTACTGGAACTCCACCACCCCGGACGTCGTCGACTGGTCGAAGACCATCGGCCAGCCGCAGTCCACCATGACCTCCTACGCCGACCTCAAGGCCCTGCGGAACCTGCCGCAGGCCTCGGTGACGGCCACGGCCACCACCAGCGACCAGGCCGGGCCGAACAGTTCGAACAAGCTGGTCACGGTGACCGTCACCAACACCTCGTCCAAGCCGACCGTGGGCTTCTTCCTGCGGGCGGACCTGCGCCGGGGCACGGCCGCCGGTACCGAACTGCCGGGCGACAACGAGCTGCAGTCCTCGATCTGGAGCGACAACGACACCACCCTGTGGCCCGGTGAGTCCGAAACGCTGACCGCGAGCTACGACTCGGCCGACCTGCACGGCGCGACCCCGGTGGTCAGCCTCTCCGGCTGGAACGCGCCGAAGACCGACGTGGTGGCCACCGCGGCACCGCGAAGCTGA